In one Pseudomonas sp. Bout1 genomic region, the following are encoded:
- a CDS encoding helix-turn-helix transcriptional regulator, with protein MRDLGILIKNLRKAAGLSQSQLAQRHGMSRATISGIENNTVPEVGIRKVAAILEGLGYELTAIPMRRRKTLDELKSGNVHD; from the coding sequence GTGCGCGACTTAGGAATACTCATCAAGAATCTCCGCAAAGCCGCTGGCCTTTCACAAAGCCAGCTCGCGCAGCGCCACGGCATGAGTCGCGCAACCATTTCGGGGATTGAGAACAACACCGTACCTGAAGTAGGGATTCGCAAGGTCGCAGCCATCCTTGAAGGCTTGGGATATGAACTGACCGCCATCCCCATGCGTCGGCGCAAGACCCTCGATGAACTGAAATCAGGAAACGTCCATGACTAG
- a CDS encoding type II toxin-antitoxin system HipA family toxin, which produces MTSQSDRLYIGAGGVLTGTLGRREENRRDSVFSYSEGVADENAVSLTMPVRLESYNWEYGIHPMFEMNIPEGHLKDELVRRFSKSMRGFDDFALLGVVGPHQLGRISVANEAGGGSLPQVKLAELLVYDGAQDLFNDLLNTYAAYSGVSGVQPKVLVRDVDDRACDIERLTHRGATHLVKAFNESEFPQLAANEFFCMRAALHCGLEVPEFQLSQQGTLLVVKRFDIGESAYLGFEDMCVLSGWGAAKKYDGSYQGCAKLIRYFVTPSRITRTLEDFFVMVALSAGIQNGDGHLKNFGLLYENCAEDADVWLAPAYDLVTTTVYNGNDIMGLLLGGSKAWPKRKMLVQFGRSSCGLTEARCNELLARVHRGMNRAMEELSEYRSTHPAFEVVGEKMAAAWAAGLARSIVPE; this is translated from the coding sequence ATGACTAGTCAAAGTGACCGGCTGTATATCGGCGCTGGCGGCGTGCTTACCGGAACGCTCGGGCGACGTGAAGAAAATCGGCGAGATTCGGTCTTCTCATATAGCGAGGGAGTAGCCGACGAGAACGCCGTTTCCTTGACCATGCCGGTGCGCCTGGAAAGCTACAACTGGGAGTATGGAATCCACCCGATGTTCGAGATGAACATCCCCGAGGGGCATCTCAAGGACGAGCTTGTGCGACGTTTCAGCAAGTCAATGCGCGGCTTTGACGACTTCGCGTTGCTGGGCGTCGTGGGGCCTCACCAACTGGGTCGCATCAGTGTTGCAAATGAAGCCGGCGGCGGCTCGTTGCCTCAGGTCAAGCTTGCGGAGCTGTTGGTCTATGACGGGGCGCAAGATCTGTTCAATGACCTTCTGAACACCTACGCAGCCTACTCGGGAGTATCGGGCGTTCAACCGAAGGTGCTGGTGCGCGACGTTGACGACAGGGCCTGCGACATTGAACGTCTCACCCATCGGGGCGCCACGCACCTGGTGAAGGCGTTCAACGAGTCAGAGTTTCCGCAACTGGCAGCCAATGAGTTTTTCTGCATGCGGGCCGCACTCCATTGTGGTCTTGAAGTACCTGAATTCCAGCTCAGCCAGCAGGGGACGCTCCTGGTGGTGAAGCGGTTCGACATCGGTGAAAGCGCCTACCTCGGATTTGAGGACATGTGCGTTCTATCGGGTTGGGGAGCCGCTAAGAAGTACGACGGCAGTTATCAGGGATGCGCGAAGCTGATCCGGTATTTTGTTACGCCAAGCCGCATAACCAGGACGCTGGAAGACTTCTTCGTGATGGTGGCGCTCTCTGCCGGCATCCAGAATGGTGACGGGCACCTGAAGAACTTCGGCCTGCTTTATGAAAACTGTGCGGAAGATGCTGACGTGTGGCTCGCCCCGGCTTACGACCTGGTGACCACCACCGTGTACAACGGCAACGACATCATGGGGCTGTTGCTCGGTGGCTCGAAAGCCTGGCCAAAGCGCAAGATGCTGGTTCAGTTCGGGCGTAGCTCATGCGGTTTGACAGAGGCTCGCTGCAACGAATTGCTAGCCAGAGTGCACCGGGGCATGAATCGCGCGATGGAGGAGCTTTCCGAGTATCGAAGCACCCACCCAGCGTTCGAAGTGGTGGGGGAAAAGATGGCCGCTGCATGGGCCGCCGGACTGGCCAGGAGTATTGTGCCGGAGTGA
- the treR gene encoding trehalose operon repressor, with the protein MSKYNQIYTDLLANITTERLQRGTRLPSETELMDAYQASRGTVRRAIEQLQERGFAQKIHGKGTFVLSPNPIEFQLGGIVSFRETHADLGDDVSTEVVEFSQFPLEGALLQHIEAEAGSLITRVKRVRRIAGKRVILDINHFVADLIPGLDREIAEQSIYAFIEQTLQLQISYAQRTIEALPRGKDDQLHLDLDGQSHVIVVSNQTFLQDGRQFEYTESRHTLDKFYFSDIARR; encoded by the coding sequence ATGAGCAAATACAACCAGATCTATACCGATCTGCTTGCCAACATCACCACCGAACGCCTGCAACGCGGCACGCGCCTGCCCTCCGAAACCGAACTGATGGACGCCTACCAGGCCAGCCGTGGCACGGTGCGCCGGGCGATTGAGCAATTGCAGGAGCGCGGGTTTGCGCAAAAGATCCACGGCAAGGGCACCTTCGTGCTGTCGCCCAACCCGATCGAGTTCCAGTTGGGCGGGATCGTCAGCTTTCGCGAGACCCATGCAGACCTGGGCGATGACGTCAGCACCGAAGTGGTGGAGTTCAGCCAGTTCCCGCTGGAAGGTGCGCTACTGCAACACATCGAGGCCGAAGCCGGCAGCCTGATCACCCGCGTCAAACGGGTACGGCGTATTGCCGGCAAACGGGTGATCCTCGACATCAACCACTTCGTCGCCGACCTGATTCCGGGGCTGGACCGGGAGATTGCCGAGCAGTCGATCTACGCGTTTATCGAACAGACGCTACAGCTGCAAATCAGCTATGCCCAACGCACCATCGAAGCGCTGCCCCGGGGCAAGGATGATCAGCTGCATCTGGATCTGGATGGGCAAAGCCATGTGATTGTGGTGAGCAACCAAACGTTTTTGCAGGATGGACGGCAGTTCGAGTACACCGAGTCGCGGCATACGCTGGATAAGTTTTATTTTTCGGATATTGCGCGGCGGTAA
- the treP gene encoding PTS system trehalose-specific EIIBC component produces the protein MSHDYPNIAREILKNLGGSDNLEQAAHCVTRLRLALKDPSLANSGALNQVDLVKGSFFTGGLFQIVIGPGEVEKVYAALREQTGLAASTIADVKQKSADKINPMQRLVRVFSDVFMPILPALIIAGLLMGVNNLMGAKGMFIADKTLLDAYPNLDGLWSLINLMANTSFVFLPALVGWSAAKRFGGSEILGIVLGLMLVHPDLLNAWNYGKAVAGLDGQSLPYFDIFGWFKIEKVGYQGQILPILLAAYVMSVIEKWLRARVPNAIQLLVVPITTIVVTGVLALAIIGPVTRHLGILITEGVVTLFDLAPMVGGAIFGLLYAPLVITGMHHMFLAVDLQLISTQGGTFIWPMIVMSNLAQGSAALGVFYMSRNARDKSMASTSAISAYFGITEPAMFGVNLRFKFPFYAALTGSALGSIFLSLNKVQASAIGVGGLPGFISIIPQYIPSFVIGMVVAIVVPFVLTCALSMKIVRPGYRVA, from the coding sequence ATGAGCCACGACTATCCGAACATTGCCCGCGAGATTCTCAAGAACCTCGGTGGCAGCGACAACCTTGAGCAAGCGGCCCACTGCGTGACCCGCCTGCGCCTAGCCCTCAAGGACCCGAGCCTGGCCAACAGCGGCGCGTTGAACCAGGTTGACCTGGTCAAGGGTTCGTTCTTTACCGGCGGCCTGTTCCAGATCGTGATCGGCCCCGGCGAAGTGGAAAAGGTCTACGCCGCCCTGCGTGAGCAAACGGGTCTCGCCGCGTCGACCATCGCTGATGTGAAACAGAAAAGCGCCGACAAAATAAACCCCATGCAGCGCCTGGTGCGGGTGTTTTCCGACGTGTTCATGCCGATTTTGCCGGCACTGATCATTGCCGGCTTGCTCATGGGGGTGAACAACCTGATGGGCGCCAAGGGCATGTTTATCGCGGACAAGACCCTGCTCGACGCCTACCCGAACCTGGATGGCCTGTGGAGCCTGATCAACCTGATGGCCAACACCTCGTTCGTGTTCCTGCCGGCGCTGGTGGGCTGGTCGGCCGCCAAGCGCTTTGGTGGCAGTGAAATCCTCGGCATCGTCCTCGGCCTGATGCTGGTGCACCCCGATTTGCTCAACGCCTGGAACTACGGCAAGGCAGTCGCCGGCCTCGATGGCCAGAGCCTGCCGTACTTCGATATTTTCGGCTGGTTCAAGATCGAGAAGGTCGGTTACCAGGGGCAGATCCTGCCGATCCTGCTGGCCGCTTACGTAATGAGCGTGATTGAAAAATGGCTGCGGGCGCGGGTGCCGAACGCGATTCAATTGCTGGTGGTGCCGATCACCACCATTGTCGTCACCGGTGTGCTGGCGCTGGCGATCATCGGCCCGGTGACCCGCCACCTCGGCATTCTGATCACCGAAGGCGTGGTCACTCTGTTTGACCTGGCGCCGATGGTTGGCGGGGCAATTTTCGGCCTGCTGTACGCACCGCTGGTGATCACCGGCATGCACCACATGTTTCTTGCGGTGGACCTGCAACTGATCTCCACCCAGGGCGGCACCTTTATCTGGCCGATGATCGTCATGTCCAACCTGGCCCAAGGCAGCGCGGCGCTCGGGGTGTTCTACATGAGCCGCAATGCACGGGACAAAAGCATGGCGTCTACTTCGGCGATTTCCGCCTACTTCGGCATCACCGAGCCTGCGATGTTCGGGGTCAACCTGCGCTTCAAGTTTCCGTTCTACGCCGCCCTGACCGGCTCGGCGCTGGGCAGCATTTTCCTCTCGCTGAACAAGGTCCAGGCCTCGGCCATCGGCGTCGGTGGCTTGCCCGGCTTTATCTCGATCATCCCGCAGTACATCCCAAGCTTTGTCATCGGCATGGTCGTCGCGATTGTCGTGCCGTTTGTTTTGACCTGTGCACTGAGCATGAAGATTGTCCGGCCTGGATACAGGGTCGCCTGA
- the treC gene encoding alpha,alpha-phosphotrehalase — MQNWQHSVIYQIYPKSFHSHAGNATGDLLGIVDKLDYLKWLGVDCLWITPFLRSPQRDNGYDISDYYAIDPSYGTMADCDLLISEAAKRGITLMLDIVVNHTSIEHEWFQQARSSLDNPYRDFYIWRDQPNNWESKFGGSAWEYEAQTGQYFLHLFDHTQADLNWDNPKVRAEVFKLMCFWRDKGVGGFRLDVINLISKPADFPEDHSDGRRFYTDGPNVHQYLQQMHREVFEGHDLINVGEMSSTSLEHCIRYSNPASKELSMTFNFHHLKVDYPNLQKWVAADFDFLQLKQILSDWQLGMQAGGGWNALFWCNHDQPRVVSRFGDDGEHRVVSAKMLATALHFLQGTPFVYQGEELGMTNPGFDTIDQYRDVETLNIYRLKREAGESEASSMAAIMQKSRDNGRTPMQWNAEKNAGFSSGKPWIGLPANASQINVQSQLDDPHSVLHHYRALIELRRHEPLIQEGVYRQLLAQHTQVWAYLREGHGERLLVLNNFYGTPCQIELPDGLLTEAREQRLLISNYNDCPQRSSQVSLRPYESFVLHLKD, encoded by the coding sequence ATGCAAAACTGGCAACACTCGGTGATCTACCAGATCTACCCCAAAAGCTTCCACAGCCACGCGGGTAACGCCACCGGTGACCTGCTGGGCATCGTGGACAAGCTCGATTACCTGAAATGGCTGGGCGTCGACTGCCTGTGGATCACCCCGTTCCTGCGTTCGCCCCAGCGCGACAATGGCTACGACATCAGCGACTACTACGCCATCGACCCCAGCTACGGGACCATGGCCGATTGCGACCTGCTGATCAGCGAAGCCGCCAAGCGCGGGATCACGCTGATGCTCGACATCGTGGTCAACCACACCTCCATCGAACACGAATGGTTCCAGCAGGCGCGCAGCAGTCTCGACAACCCGTATCGCGACTTCTATATCTGGCGCGACCAGCCGAACAACTGGGAATCCAAGTTCGGCGGTTCAGCCTGGGAGTACGAGGCGCAGACCGGCCAGTACTTCCTGCACCTGTTCGACCACACCCAGGCCGACCTGAATTGGGACAACCCCAAGGTGCGCGCCGAAGTGTTCAAGCTGATGTGCTTCTGGCGTGACAAGGGCGTGGGCGGTTTCCGCCTGGACGTGATCAATCTGATCTCCAAACCGGCGGATTTCCCGGAAGACCACAGCGACGGTCGGCGCTTCTACACCGACGGCCCGAACGTGCACCAATACCTGCAGCAAATGCACCGCGAAGTATTCGAGGGGCACGACCTGATCAACGTCGGCGAGATGTCGTCCACCAGCCTTGAGCACTGCATTCGATATTCAAACCCAGCGTCCAAAGAACTGTCGATGACCTTCAACTTTCACCACCTGAAAGTCGATTATCCGAACCTGCAAAAGTGGGTCGCGGCCGACTTCGACTTCCTGCAACTCAAGCAGATTTTGTCGGATTGGCAACTGGGCATGCAGGCCGGTGGCGGCTGGAATGCGCTGTTCTGGTGTAACCACGACCAGCCACGGGTGGTCTCGCGTTTTGGGGATGACGGCGAGCACCGCGTGGTCTCGGCGAAGATGCTCGCCACCGCATTGCACTTCCTCCAGGGCACGCCGTTTGTGTACCAGGGCGAAGAGCTGGGCATGACCAATCCGGGCTTCGACACGATCGACCAGTACCGTGATGTGGAGACCCTGAACATCTATCGGCTCAAGCGCGAGGCCGGTGAGTCAGAGGCGTCGAGCATGGCAGCGATCATGCAAAAATCCCGCGACAACGGCCGCACGCCGATGCAATGGAATGCCGAAAAAAACGCCGGTTTCAGCAGCGGCAAACCGTGGATCGGCCTCCCGGCCAACGCCTCTCAAATCAACGTGCAAAGCCAGCTGGATGACCCGCACTCAGTGCTGCATCACTACCGTGCGCTGATCGAACTGCGTCGGCACGAGCCGCTGATTCAGGAAGGCGTTTACCGCCAACTGCTGGCGCAGCACACCCAGGTCTGGGCGTACCTGCGCGAAGGGCACGGCGAGCGTCTGCTGGTGCTGAACAACTTCTATGGCACGCCGTGCCAGATCGAATTGCCCGATGGCCTGCTGACCGAGGCGCGCGAGCAACGCCTGCTGATCAGCAACTACAACGACTGCCCACAGCGTTCGAGCCAGGTCTCGCTGCGCCCGTATGAGTCGTTTGTGCTGCACCTCAAGGACTGA
- a CDS encoding carbohydrate porin has product MKTTIKLGLVASCLTLPMAAQALEFAGYLRSGAGTSTGSGKQQCFQLPGAQSKYRLGNECEQYAELELRQDLLTLDDGSVFSVDAMASLYNKYDRALKFQGEDNGSARMPQMYAQWSNIPSLNGGSLWAGRRYYKRNDIHISDFYYWNQSATGGGIEDVKIGDLKYSYALSRKDNLYQKEYATRHDFNVGGFKTNTDGELELGLSYIEKAGGRDTNSGWAITAQHVQKPFLGGRNKFALQYGEGPGTGLGYTGDTFLDKNSKSYRAVEFFDWQVTPRFGGQIEAVYQKDIRPGSQDQTWMSVGVRPAYAISEQFKLVTELGHDQVEATGGTRKLNKFTFAPTWSPKGPDFWARPEVRLYYTYATWNEAAKRAANELAAGSALSDTGSYGTALHGSNVGVQVEYWWK; this is encoded by the coding sequence ATGAAAACAACAATAAAGCTGGGCCTCGTTGCATCTTGCCTGACCTTGCCGATGGCAGCGCAGGCGCTGGAATTTGCCGGCTATTTGCGCAGCGGCGCGGGGACTTCAACCGGCAGTGGCAAGCAGCAGTGCTTCCAGTTGCCGGGGGCACAATCCAAGTATCGCCTGGGCAACGAATGCGAGCAGTACGCCGAACTCGAACTTCGCCAGGACCTGCTGACCCTCGATGACGGCTCGGTGTTCAGCGTCGACGCCATGGCCTCGTTGTACAACAAGTACGACCGGGCGCTGAAGTTCCAGGGTGAAGACAACGGCTCGGCCCGCATGCCGCAGATGTATGCGCAGTGGTCGAACATCCCCAGCCTCAACGGCGGTTCGCTGTGGGCCGGCCGGCGTTACTACAAACGTAACGACATCCACATCTCCGACTTCTACTACTGGAACCAGAGCGCCACGGGCGGTGGGATCGAGGACGTGAAAATCGGCGACCTGAAATACAGCTACGCGCTGTCCCGCAAGGACAACCTGTACCAGAAGGAATACGCCACCCGTCACGATTTCAACGTTGGTGGCTTCAAGACCAACACCGATGGCGAGCTGGAACTAGGCCTGAGCTACATCGAAAAAGCCGGCGGCCGTGACACCAACAGCGGCTGGGCGATTACCGCCCAGCACGTGCAAAAACCCTTCCTCGGTGGGCGCAACAAGTTCGCCTTGCAGTACGGCGAAGGCCCCGGCACCGGCCTTGGCTACACCGGCGACACGTTCCTTGATAAAAACAGCAAGAGCTACCGCGCGGTGGAGTTTTTTGACTGGCAGGTGACCCCGCGATTTGGCGGGCAGATCGAGGCCGTGTACCAGAAAGACATTCGCCCCGGCAGCCAGGACCAGACCTGGATGTCGGTGGGCGTACGCCCGGCCTATGCCATCTCCGAGCAATTCAAGCTGGTCACCGAACTTGGCCATGATCAGGTCGAAGCCACGGGTGGCACGCGCAAGCTGAACAAATTTACCTTCGCCCCGACCTGGTCGCCCAAAGGCCCGGATTTTTGGGCGCGGCCTGAGGTGCGGTTGTATTACACCTACGCGACCTGGAACGAAGCGGCCAAGCGGGCGGCCAATGAACTGGCGGCAGGTTCGGCGTTGTCCGACACCGGCAGCTACGGCACGGCGTTGCATGGTTCCAACGTTGGTGTGCAAGTCGAATATTGGTGGAAATAA
- the ptsP gene encoding phosphoenolpyruvate--protein phosphotransferase, giving the protein MTTTQPLELLAPLSGVLLALDQVPDPVFSSRLIGDGLCIDPTSQTLCAPLAGVISNIQDSGHAVSVTDDNGVQVLMHIGLDTVNLAGKGFTRLVEAGQRVEAGQPLIEFDADYVALNARSLLTLMLVVSGEPFKLLTPEQGLVGVGQPLLRVTRQTTADEVKEEEGQALFSKPLTLPNANGLHARPAAVLAQAAKGFTSSIYLHRQTESANAKSLVRIMALQTVQGDTLQISAAGDDAEAAIQALVTLLLDGCGEAVSAHQPAAEPVAPDSTATLLRGVCASPGSAFGQVVQVTEPALTFAETGNGEALERAVLMRALSDANLALQALQEKVVGSAQAEIFRAHQELLDDPALLEQTRDLLDQGKSAAFAWSSATESTATLFQGLGNALLAERAADLADVGQRVLRLILGIEDSAWNLPEQAILIAEQLTPSQTASLDTRKVLGFVTVGGGATSHVAILARALGLPAICGVPAQVLELVNGKQVLLDADKGELHLNPNLAEIEQLQATRQQQVLRRQREVGQASLPATTRDGHHVEVTANVASLQEVEQALSLGGEGVGLLRSEFLYLDRNRAPSPEEQAGTYSAIARALGPDRNLVVRTLDVGGDKPLAYVPMDSETNPFLGLRGIRLCLERPELLREQFRAILASAGFARLHIMLPMVSLLSELRLARQMLEEEALALGLTQVPKLGIMIEVPSAALMADLFAPHVDFFSIGTNDLTQYTLAMDRDHPRLASQADSFHPAVLRLIATTVKAAHAHGKWVGVCGALASEALAVPVLIGLDVDELSVSVPLIPTIKATVRELDLASCQSIARQVLGLEEASQVREALREYHAATVETSLVVEN; this is encoded by the coding sequence ATGACCACAACCCAACCCCTGGAATTGCTGGCGCCGTTGTCCGGGGTGCTACTTGCCCTGGACCAGGTGCCTGACCCGGTGTTCTCCAGCCGCCTGATCGGCGATGGCCTGTGCATCGATCCGACCTCGCAGACCCTGTGCGCGCCGCTGGCCGGGGTAATCAGCAATATCCAGGACAGTGGTCATGCGGTGAGTGTCACCGACGACAACGGCGTGCAGGTGCTGATGCACATCGGCCTGGATACCGTGAATCTCGCGGGCAAGGGTTTCACCCGATTGGTCGAGGCAGGCCAGCGGGTGGAAGCCGGGCAACCGCTGATTGAATTCGATGCCGACTACGTGGCGCTCAACGCCCGTAGTCTGCTGACCCTGATGCTCGTAGTCAGTGGCGAGCCCTTCAAGCTGCTGACCCCTGAGCAGGGGCTGGTGGGCGTGGGGCAACCGCTGCTGCGGGTAACGCGGCAAACCACTGCCGATGAGGTGAAAGAGGAGGAGGGCCAGGCCCTGTTCTCCAAACCGCTGACGCTGCCCAACGCCAACGGCCTGCACGCGCGCCCGGCGGCCGTGCTCGCCCAGGCGGCCAAAGGTTTCACATCGAGCATTTACCTGCACAGGCAAACCGAGAGCGCCAACGCCAAGTCGCTGGTGCGGATCATGGCGTTGCAGACGGTGCAGGGCGACACCCTGCAAATCAGCGCGGCAGGTGACGATGCCGAAGCGGCGATCCAGGCATTGGTGACCTTGCTGCTGGATGGCTGCGGGGAAGCGGTGTCGGCTCATCAGCCAGCCGCCGAGCCTGTGGCGCCCGACTCAACGGCGACCTTGTTGCGTGGTGTTTGCGCGTCGCCAGGTTCGGCGTTTGGTCAGGTGGTGCAGGTTACAGAACCGGCACTGACCTTCGCCGAAACCGGCAACGGTGAGGCGCTGGAACGTGCCGTCCTGATGCGCGCCCTGAGTGACGCGAACCTGGCCCTGCAAGCCCTGCAGGAAAAAGTCGTCGGCAGCGCCCAGGCCGAGATTTTCCGTGCTCACCAGGAACTGCTCGACGACCCGGCCTTGCTGGAGCAAACCCGCGACCTGCTGGACCAGGGCAAAAGCGCAGCCTTCGCCTGGAGCAGCGCTACCGAGTCCACCGCCACGCTCTTTCAGGGCTTGGGCAACGCCTTGCTGGCCGAGCGTGCTGCGGACCTGGCCGACGTTGGCCAGCGGGTGCTGAGGCTGATTCTCGGGATTGAGGACAGCGCCTGGAATTTGCCGGAGCAGGCGATTTTGATTGCTGAACAGCTGACGCCTTCGCAAACCGCCAGCCTCGACACCCGCAAGGTATTGGGCTTCGTCACCGTTGGCGGCGGCGCCACCAGCCACGTCGCAATCCTTGCCCGCGCCCTTGGTTTGCCGGCAATTTGCGGTGTGCCAGCGCAGGTGCTGGAACTGGTCAACGGCAAGCAAGTGCTGCTGGATGCCGACAAGGGCGAGCTGCACCTGAACCCCAACTTGGCCGAGATCGAACAACTGCAAGCCACCCGCCAACAACAAGTGCTGCGCCGTCAGCGGGAAGTGGGGCAAGCCTCGTTGCCGGCTACCACCCGCGACGGTCATCACGTCGAAGTGACGGCCAACGTCGCGTCGTTGCAGGAGGTGGAGCAGGCGCTGTCCCTGGGGGGCGAAGGCGTGGGTTTGCTGCGCTCCGAATTCCTCTACCTGGACCGCAATCGCGCGCCGAGTCCCGAAGAGCAGGCGGGCACCTACAGCGCGATCGCCCGCGCGTTGGGACCCGACCGCAACCTGGTGGTGCGTACGCTCGACGTCGGGGGAGACAAGCCGTTGGCCTACGTGCCGATGGACAGCGAGACCAACCCGTTCCTCGGCCTGCGCGGGATTCGCCTGTGCCTGGAGCGTCCGGAACTGCTGCGCGAACAATTTCGCGCGATCCTCGCCAGTGCCGGTTTCGCCCGTTTGCACATCATGTTGCCGATGGTCAGCCTGCTCTCGGAACTGCGCCTGGCGCGGCAGATGCTTGAAGAGGAAGCGCTGGCCCTGGGGCTGACGCAAGTGCCGAAACTGGGAATCATGATCGAAGTTCCGTCGGCTGCGCTGATGGCGGACCTGTTTGCGCCGCATGTGGATTTCTTCTCGATCGGCACCAACGACCTGACCCAATACACCCTGGCCATGGACCGCGACCATCCGCGTCTTGCCAGCCAGGCCGACAGCTTTCACCCAGCGGTGTTGCGCCTGATCGCCACCACCGTCAAGGCCGCGCATGCCCATGGCAAGTGGGTGGGCGTGTGCGGCGCGCTGGCGTCTGAAGCGCTGGCGGTGCCGGTGTTGATTGGGCTGGACGTGGATGAGTTGTCGGTCAGCGTGCCGTTGATTCCGACCATCAAGGCCACCGTGCGCGAGCTGGACCTGGCGAGCTGCCAATCCATCGCCCGCCAGGTATTGGGCCTGGAAGAAGCGTCACAGGTGCGTGAGGCGTTGCGCGAGTATCACGCGGCTACCGTTGAAACCTCATTGGTTGTGGAGAACTGA
- a CDS encoding PTS transporter subunit EIIB: protein MFEKFQRAFWKALTPDLVLETPQAAPASETQLAPAVLNALGGADNLKSQQRVALTRVRVQLQDAGRLDAQALKAAGVPGVMVLAGGVVHLLTGLNTAL from the coding sequence ATGTTCGAGAAATTTCAGCGGGCGTTCTGGAAGGCCCTGACGCCGGATCTGGTGCTTGAAACGCCGCAGGCGGCTCCAGCAAGCGAAACACAGTTGGCACCGGCAGTGCTGAATGCGCTAGGCGGGGCGGATAATTTGAAGTCGCAGCAGCGGGTGGCACTGACCCGGGTGCGGGTGCAACTGCAGGACGCGGGGCGGTTGGATGCGCAGGCGCTTAAGGCGGCGGGCGTGCCGGGCGTGATGGTGTTGGCGGGTGGGGTGGTGCACCTGCTTACCGGCCTGAACACCGCTCTATAA